In one Sulfitobacter geojensis genomic region, the following are encoded:
- the pcaC gene encoding 4-carboxymuconolactone decarboxylase: MSDQFEKGMATRRAVLGDAHVDRAEANKSEFDAPFQTMITEGAWGTLWSDDSISKRERSMLTLSLLAATGNFDEIPMHVRATANTGASPQDVVQAFMHVAVYAGVPKANHAIKLAKQTYAEMGISI, translated from the coding sequence ATGTCCGACCAATTTGAAAAGGGCATGGCGACCCGCCGTGCGGTCCTGGGCGACGCCCATGTGGACCGCGCCGAAGCGAATAAATCCGAATTCGATGCGCCTTTTCAAACCATGATCACCGAAGGGGCCTGGGGCACCTTGTGGTCGGATGACAGCATCAGCAAACGCGAACGCTCCATGCTTACGCTGTCCCTGCTTGCCGCGACCGGCAATTTTGATGAAATCCCGATGCACGTGCGCGCAACCGCCAATACCGGTGCCAGCCCACAGGATGTCGTGCAGGCCTTTATGCATGTGGCCGTCTATGCGGGCGTGCCAAAAGCGAACCACGCGATTAAACTTGCCAAACAGACCTATGCAGAGATGGGAATTTCCATATGA
- the pcaH gene encoding protocatechuate 3,4-dioxygenase subunit beta, protein MSIPNTPPKSGGYIPRDRNWQPDALTPPYKTSIKRSPQSALLSFPSTLSEETSPVFGHHMLGDLDNDLIHNYAQAGESAIGPRIIVHGRVLDETGRGVPGALLEFWQANAGGRYRHKKESYLAPLDPNFGGCGRTITGEDGSYEFRTIQPGPYPWPNGMNDWRPAHIHFSIFGHGFAQRLITQMYFEGDPHIKLCPIVGILKTQAAIDALTAPLDMNRTVPMDSRAFKFDIVLRGQRQTYFENRKEGL, encoded by the coding sequence ATGAGCATCCCGAATACACCGCCCAAATCCGGTGGCTACATCCCGCGCGACCGCAACTGGCAGCCCGACGCGCTGACGCCGCCCTATAAAACCAGCATCAAACGCAGTCCGCAATCCGCGCTTTTGTCCTTCCCAAGCACGCTAAGCGAAGAAACCTCGCCTGTTTTCGGACATCACATGCTGGGCGATTTGGACAATGATCTGATCCACAACTACGCCCAAGCCGGTGAAAGTGCGATCGGGCCGCGCATTATCGTGCACGGGCGGGTTCTGGACGAAACCGGTCGCGGTGTGCCGGGGGCTTTGCTGGAATTCTGGCAGGCCAATGCGGGCGGGCGGTATCGTCACAAGAAAGAAAGCTATCTGGCACCGCTGGATCCTAATTTTGGCGGCTGCGGGCGCACGATCACGGGCGAGGATGGCAGCTATGAATTCCGCACCATTCAGCCCGGCCCCTACCCCTGGCCCAACGGGATGAACGACTGGCGCCCCGCCCATATCCACTTTTCGATATTCGGCCACGGCTTTGCGCAGCGCCTGATCACCCAGATGTATTTCGAGGGCGATCCGCATATCAAACTTTGCCCCATCGTGGGCATCCTGAAAACCCAAGCGGCGATTGACGCGTTGACCGCACCTTTGGATATGAACCGCACGGTACCGATGGATAGCCGCGCGTTCAAATTCGACATCGTGCTGCGCGGCCAGCGCCAGACCTATTTCGAGAACCGCAAGGAGGGTCTTTGA
- the pcaG gene encoding protocatechuate 3,4-dioxygenase subunit alpha, with translation MVQPLHYLRESPSQTAGPYVHIGCTPNFTGIDIYGGDLGTVMKSGPVQGQEITIKGIVYDGTGTPLRDAMIEIWQADAAGLFASANETRGTADPNFTGWGRSPGDMNTGEFTFETVKPGAVPFPDGRMQAPHITAWIVARGINIGLHTRIYFADEPDANAADPILTRIEHQNRVPTLLAAPQDDGSYRFDVHLQGPNETIFFDI, from the coding sequence ATGGTGCAACCTCTTCACTATCTTCGCGAAAGCCCGAGCCAGACGGCAGGTCCCTATGTGCACATCGGCTGTACGCCTAATTTTACCGGTATCGACATCTATGGCGGTGACCTTGGGACGGTGATGAAATCAGGGCCTGTGCAAGGTCAGGAGATCACCATCAAAGGGATCGTTTACGACGGCACCGGCACGCCCCTGCGTGATGCGATGATCGAAATCTGGCAAGCTGATGCTGCGGGTCTGTTTGCCTCGGCCAATGAAACACGCGGTACAGCGGATCCTAATTTCACGGGTTGGGGACGATCGCCAGGGGATATGAACACCGGCGAGTTCACTTTTGAAACCGTCAAACCGGGGGCCGTGCCCTTTCCCGACGGGCGGATGCAAGCCCCGCATATCACAGCGTGGATTGTCGCACGCGGCATCAACATCGGCCTGCATACCCGCATCTATTTTGCCGACGAACCCGACGCGAATGCTGCCGATCCGATCCTGACGCGGATTGAACATCAAAACCGTGTGCCGACCCTGCTTGCAGCGCCGCAAGATGACGGCAGCTATCGGTTCGATGTTCACCTGCAAGGGCCGAACGAAACCATCTTTTTCGATATTTGA
- a CDS encoding 3-keto-5-aminohexanoate cleavage protein: MTNPCIICVAITGSLPTKDNNPAVPITVAEQIESTHQAFEAGASIAHCHVRDDAGKPTSDPERFARLKEGIEAHCPGMIVQLSTGGRSGSGRERGGMLPLSPDMASLSVGSNNFPTRVYENSPDLVDWLAAEMLAHSVKPEIEAFDLGHIVQATRMAADGRLKGPLYVQFVMGVKNAMPADEPIFDFYIETLKRLAPDAQWCAAGIGPAQITINEWAISKGGHTRTGLEDNVRLDRARLAPSNAALVQRAVDLCEKYERPVATWQQAREILGLQS, from the coding sequence ATGACCAACCCCTGCATTATCTGTGTCGCGATCACCGGCTCCCTGCCCACCAAAGACAACAATCCGGCTGTGCCAATCACCGTCGCAGAACAGATCGAAAGCACGCATCAGGCTTTCGAGGCCGGTGCCAGCATCGCGCATTGCCACGTGCGCGATGACGCGGGCAAACCGACCTCCGATCCAGAACGTTTCGCCCGCCTGAAAGAAGGGATCGAGGCGCATTGCCCCGGTATGATCGTCCAACTTTCAACCGGTGGCCGTTCCGGTTCAGGCCGCGAACGGGGCGGGATGTTGCCGCTTTCGCCTGACATGGCGTCCTTGTCGGTCGGGTCGAATAATTTTCCAACCCGTGTTTATGAAAACAGCCCTGATCTGGTGGACTGGCTGGCCGCTGAAATGCTGGCGCACAGCGTTAAACCCGAAATCGAAGCCTTTGACCTTGGCCATATCGTACAGGCCACGCGGATGGCCGCAGACGGGAGGCTAAAGGGGCCGCTGTATGTGCAGTTTGTGATGGGTGTGAAAAACGCAATGCCGGCTGACGAGCCGATTTTCGACTTTTACATCGAGACCCTCAAACGGCTTGCACCGGACGCGCAATGGTGTGCTGCGGGTATCGGACCTGCGCAGATTACCATCAACGAATGGGCGATTTCCAAGGGCGGCCATACCCGTACCGGTCTGGAGGACAACGTGCGTCTGGATCGCGCGCGACTGGCGCCGTCAAACGCGGCACTGGTGCAACGCGCCGTTGATCTATGCGAGAAATACGAACGTCCCGTCGCAACATGGCAACAAGCGCGCGAGATACTCGGGCTGCAATCCTAA
- the uxaC gene encoding glucuronate isomerase, whose amino-acid sequence MPDPDRLFPLERATRTLARSLYEQVAELAIISPHGHTDPAWFAGNARFPDPAQLFVTPDHYVFRMLFSQGVPLERLGIAPRDGRAFETDGRGIWRLFAQHYYLLRATPSKMWIDHALSDVFGVQDALSADTADAIYDHLSTCLADPSFRPRALFDRFGIEALATTDAALDPLAHHATIATSDWGGRVIPTYRPDAVIDPDAGDFSKNLTALGQVTGEDTQTWCGYLKAHQKRRQHFIKMGATATDHGHPDATTADLGGAEAEALFDKVTAGDGTAEDHRLFRAQMLTEMAQMSVEDGLVMQIHPGADRNHSTKMFETFGADKGFDIPKAAEYTKALQPLLNKFGTDPALSLIVFTLDEATYARELAPLAGVYPALKIGPAWWFFDSPEGMRRYREMTTETAGFYNTVGFNDDTRAFCSIPARHDVARRVDCGYLATLVETGRLSRADAAEVAVDLAYGLAKRAYKL is encoded by the coding sequence ATGCCTGATCCTGATCGACTGTTTCCATTGGAACGCGCCACAAGAACTCTGGCGCGTTCGCTTTATGAACAGGTAGCAGAGCTGGCGATCATCAGCCCGCATGGCCATACCGATCCGGCCTGGTTCGCGGGAAATGCGCGTTTTCCCGACCCCGCGCAACTGTTCGTCACGCCTGACCACTACGTCTTTCGCATGTTGTTTTCCCAAGGCGTGCCGTTGGAACGTCTGGGGATCGCGCCCCGCGACGGCCGCGCGTTCGAAACAGACGGGCGCGGCATCTGGCGCTTGTTCGCGCAGCACTATTACCTTTTGCGCGCAACGCCTTCGAAGATGTGGATTGATCACGCATTAAGCGATGTGTTCGGCGTTCAGGACGCATTGTCGGCAGACACGGCTGATGCGATTTATGACCACCTTTCTACCTGCCTTGCTGATCCGTCCTTTCGCCCCCGTGCCTTGTTTGATCGCTTTGGAATCGAAGCGCTGGCCACAACCGACGCCGCATTGGACCCGCTTGCGCATCACGCGACAATCGCAACGTCGGATTGGGGCGGGCGGGTCATTCCAACCTATCGCCCTGATGCCGTTATCGACCCTGATGCGGGTGATTTTAGTAAGAACCTGACCGCTTTGGGGCAGGTCACAGGCGAAGATACGCAGACATGGTGCGGGTATCTGAAAGCGCATCAGAAGCGGCGCCAACATTTCATCAAAATGGGGGCAACGGCCACTGACCACGGGCACCCTGATGCAACAACTGCCGATCTTGGTGGTGCAGAGGCAGAAGCGCTGTTTGACAAGGTTACCGCCGGTGACGGCACCGCGGAGGATCACAGGTTGTTTCGCGCCCAGATGTTGACCGAAATGGCGCAGATGAGTGTCGAGGACGGGTTGGTGATGCAAATCCACCCCGGTGCAGACCGCAACCATTCAACGAAGATGTTCGAGACCTTCGGTGCTGACAAGGGCTTTGATATTCCGAAAGCCGCTGAATATACCAAAGCGCTGCAACCGCTGCTGAACAAATTCGGCACCGATCCGGCGCTGTCTCTCATCGTATTCACGCTGGACGAGGCAACCTATGCCCGCGAACTGGCACCACTGGCCGGGGTTTATCCGGCGTTGAAAATCGGACCGGCTTGGTGGTTCTTTGACAGTCCCGAAGGCATGCGCCGCTACCGTGAAATGACGACCGAAACGGCAGGCTTTTACAACACTGTTGGATTTAACGATGATACGCGCGCTTTTTGTTCGATCCCTGCACGCCATGATGTCGCGCGGCGGGTGGATTGCGGGTATCTTG